The Algoriphagus sanaruensis genome window below encodes:
- a CDS encoding glycosyltransferase family 4 protein, with the protein MKRILVSNTSISDQKIGSWTQRITLFYQKNPDFIDFFLCPNLPSESKFIYCSKKKRVPFLSKWFAYFESPYYRSSEFIRAFEKLGIPDQQAQVIVMDDIILLAGFAALKMQGKKFQLIYSFHGHAFKTTGDWIHEVDKVLFLTQLGYKKTKNIHQEFTPEVSIVGNGVDSKRYFPLNPSAKKDIRSKLGYSSEDILITWLSNDRPKKGLKLFLKLIPFILAKFPQVKFQIIGNLSAKVDFGTHVKFLGKLPNQELPTYLQASDVYCFTSLWDEGFGLSLVEAAKCGNVIVASTNGGIPEVLENHPASFFVESPNILEEWLSNITAAIRYVGNYTPDEQFLREFHPVENWEEKFKEALQ; encoded by the coding sequence ATGAAGCGCATTCTTGTTTCAAATACGAGTATTTCCGATCAAAAAATCGGAAGTTGGACACAAAGGATAACTTTGTTCTATCAGAAAAATCCAGATTTTATAGATTTTTTTCTTTGTCCAAATCTGCCTTCAGAATCTAAATTTATCTATTGCTCGAAGAAGAAACGCGTCCCATTTTTATCCAAATGGTTTGCCTATTTCGAAAGCCCTTACTATCGTTCCTCTGAATTTATTCGAGCGTTTGAAAAATTGGGAATTCCTGATCAGCAAGCCCAAGTTATCGTCATGGACGATATTATTTTATTGGCAGGGTTTGCAGCACTTAAAATGCAGGGCAAAAAATTTCAATTGATTTACTCGTTTCACGGACATGCATTTAAGACCACAGGAGATTGGATTCATGAAGTGGATAAAGTGCTGTTTTTGACTCAATTGGGATATAAAAAAACAAAAAATATCCATCAAGAATTTACACCGGAAGTTTCGATTGTAGGCAATGGAGTAGATTCCAAGCGGTATTTCCCATTAAATCCGAGTGCTAAAAAAGATATCAGATCCAAATTGGGTTATTCATCGGAGGATATCCTTATTACTTGGCTTTCAAATGACAGACCCAAAAAGGGATTAAAACTATTTTTAAAACTTATCCCCTTCATTCTTGCCAAATTCCCCCAAGTTAAGTTTCAGATTATAGGAAATCTAAGTGCCAAGGTAGATTTCGGGACACATGTGAAATTCTTGGGTAAGCTTCCTAATCAGGAATTACCAACATATCTGCAGGCAAGTGACGTGTATTGTTTTACTTCCTTATGGGATGAGGGTTTTGGACTTTCCTTGGTAGAGGCAGCAAAATGTGGAAATGTCATTGTGGCATCTACAAATGGCGGAATTCCAGAGGTTTTGGAAAATCATCCAGCCTCATTTTTTGTCGAATCGCCTAACATTTTGGAAGAATGGCTCTCCAATATCACTGCGGCAATTCGATATGTTGGAAATTATACCCCAGACGAACAATTCTTACGGGAATTTCATCCTGTAGAAAACTGGGAAGAAAAGTTTAAAGAGGCATTACAGTAG
- a CDS encoding ABC transporter ATP-binding protein encodes MLKNFSKKYFRHFAFFYSYIGYRIFILISFSIFVGILDGFGLAMFIPVFELAAGPTTLDSTSESLGELKFLLDGLNKIGLDVNLNTVIVLMVILFTTKAVLKFVDGWYKIKIQNRFVKKLRYGLVEGLSNLEYRNFLNLDSGKIQNTLGSEGIKLTYGFLAYFNSVQHAVLLLVYVGLAMMTNFQFAILVGVGGYLSNIVFRILFKNTEIASVGLSNLGHVYQSYLVQAVYNFKYLKATDYFNSYKNKLKDIIDRIESNQRKIGVYNAIMSSAREPLILTIVVAIIVVQVNFLGGSMASIVLSLMFLYRALNYVVTLQGSWQGFISNIGGLRSSVELINEFNEGKEFIRKDPEIKRIEALELDHVSFQYPNGFKVLKDISLDIHSLKTYAFVGESGSGKTSLVNLIVGLLNPVEGQLLVNGLPRDSVNLSTYRQRFGYITQEPVIFNDSIFNNITLWSGDTPESRKNFEKAIQLAKLDEFINSLPEKENTRLGDNGILISGGQKQRVSIARELFKDVDILIFDEATSALDSETEKLIQDNIDLLMGKYTMLIIAHRLSTVKKADVISLMSSGKILESGNFQELLQSNEQFRKMVELQEF; translated from the coding sequence ATGTTGAAAAATTTCTCAAAGAAGTATTTTAGACACTTCGCATTTTTTTATTCATACATAGGATATCGAATATTTATCCTTATCTCATTTAGCATTTTTGTAGGAATATTAGATGGATTTGGACTTGCCATGTTTATTCCGGTTTTTGAATTAGCAGCAGGACCCACTACCTTAGATTCTACTTCTGAATCGCTTGGAGAGCTCAAATTTTTGCTAGATGGATTGAATAAAATTGGGCTAGATGTCAATTTGAATACTGTTATCGTATTGATGGTGATTTTATTTACCACCAAGGCAGTACTGAAATTTGTCGACGGATGGTATAAAATCAAAATTCAAAACCGATTTGTTAAAAAATTAAGATATGGGCTTGTAGAAGGCCTAAGTAATTTGGAGTATCGGAATTTTTTGAATCTTGATTCAGGTAAAATTCAAAACACCTTGGGTTCTGAAGGAATCAAACTTACCTATGGGTTTTTAGCTTATTTTAACTCTGTCCAACACGCTGTCTTACTTTTAGTCTATGTCGGTCTAGCGATGATGACCAACTTCCAATTTGCCATATTAGTAGGAGTGGGAGGGTATTTATCCAATATTGTTTTTAGAATATTATTCAAGAACACGGAAATAGCTTCTGTGGGCCTTTCCAATTTAGGGCATGTTTATCAAAGCTATTTAGTACAAGCTGTCTATAATTTTAAGTATTTAAAAGCCACAGATTACTTTAATTCTTATAAAAATAAACTCAAGGATATAATTGATCGGATTGAAAGTAATCAGCGGAAAATTGGGGTATATAACGCCATCATGTCAAGTGCAAGAGAGCCTTTGATTTTGACCATTGTAGTAGCTATTATCGTAGTTCAGGTTAATTTTTTGGGAGGTTCCATGGCTTCCATTGTTTTGAGCTTGATGTTTCTCTATAGAGCCTTGAATTACGTAGTTACTCTTCAAGGAAGCTGGCAAGGATTTATTTCTAATATTGGAGGCCTTCGATCTTCTGTAGAATTGATCAATGAGTTTAATGAAGGCAAAGAATTTATCCGCAAAGATCCTGAGATTAAAAGAATTGAAGCCTTGGAATTGGATCATGTTTCTTTTCAATATCCAAATGGCTTTAAGGTTCTTAAAGATATTTCATTGGATATTCATTCTCTAAAGACCTACGCATTTGTTGGGGAAAGTGGAAGTGGCAAAACCTCATTGGTTAATCTAATCGTAGGATTATTAAATCCAGTGGAAGGACAACTATTGGTGAATGGTTTACCAAGAGATTCGGTGAATTTATCTACCTATCGACAACGATTCGGCTACATTACTCAGGAGCCCGTCATTTTTAATGATTCGATTTTCAACAACATTACCTTGTGGAGTGGTGATACACCTGAGTCTCGCAAAAATTTTGAAAAGGCGATCCAACTTGCCAAGTTGGATGAGTTTATCAATTCCCTTCCCGAAAAGGAAAATACCCGATTGGGAGATAATGGCATTCTGATCAGTGGGGGGCAGAAGCAACGTGTTTCTATTGCACGTGAATTATTTAAGGATGTAGATATTTTGATTTTTGATGAGGCCACTTCTGCTTTGGATTCAGAGACTGAAAAGTTAATTCAAGATAATATTGATCTGCTGATGGGAAAATATACAATGCTCATCATCGCACATCGCCTCAGTACTGTGAAAAAAGCCGATGTGATATCCTTGATGTCATCCGGTAAAATTCTTGAATCAGGAAATTTCCAAGAACTGCTTCAATCTAATGAACAGTTCCGTAAGATGGTTGAACTCCAAGAGTTCTGA